A section of the Deltaproteobacteria bacterium genome encodes:
- a CDS encoding DUF370 domain-containing protein: protein MSGKLINIGFGNSIVSDRIVAIVSPSSAPMKRLKDEAREHQRLVDATHGRRTRSIIVTDSYHIILSAVPKEKIMNAKLTDIGFGNSIDSDRIVAIVPSNSAPMKRLKDEAREHQRLVDATHGRRTRSIIVTDSNHIVLSAVQADTIAQRFAGDGQSKE, encoded by the coding sequence ATGAGCGGGAAATTGATCAATATCGGATTTGGCAATTCCATCGTTTCTGATCGGATTGTGGCCATTGTTTCACCGAGTTCGGCGCCGATGAAACGGCTCAAGGACGAAGCCAGGGAGCATCAGCGCCTGGTTGACGCGACTCATGGCCGACGAACCAGGTCAATAATCGTTACGGACAGTTATCACATCATTCTCTCTGCGGTCCCGAAAGAGAAGATTATGAATGCAAAATTAACCGATATCGGATTTGGTAATTCCATTGATTCCGATCGAATTGTGGCCATAGTTCCGTCGAATTCAGCGCCAATGAAACGGCTTAAGGACGAAGCCAGGGAGCATCAGCGCCTGGTTGACGCGACTCATGGCCGACGAACCAGGTCAATAATCGTTACGGACAGTAATCACATCGTCCTTTCTGCCGTCCAGGCGGATACGATTGCCCAGCGTTTTGCCGGTGACGGACAATCCAAGGAATAG
- the gmk gene encoding guanylate kinase codes for MPRLMVVSAPSGAGKTTICRRLVEQVPDLFYSVSYTTRKPRPGEKEGVDYFFCDRSRFEAMIEAGEFLEWAEVYGHYYGTGRQKVLQQLKNGRDVLVDIEIVGARQIKAAFPEAVFIFILPPTFQELAHRLELRGTEDEAEQDKRLSQARTEIEAHQMYDYLVINDEVDRAVEDLIMLVRAERLHLPKDDQFWRRFFQDSK; via the coding sequence ATGCCTCGACTGATGGTCGTATCAGCGCCTTCGGGCGCTGGTAAGACAACTATCTGCCGCCGACTGGTCGAACAGGTCCCTGATCTTTTTTACTCCGTCTCGTACACCACACGAAAGCCGCGTCCCGGAGAAAAAGAAGGCGTTGATTATTTTTTTTGTGACCGCTCCCGCTTTGAGGCCATGATTGAAGCAGGGGAGTTCTTAGAATGGGCTGAAGTTTACGGACATTACTATGGCACCGGCCGGCAAAAGGTCCTCCAACAACTTAAAAACGGGCGGGACGTCCTGGTGGACATCGAGATAGTCGGGGCCAGGCAGATCAAGGCCGCCTTTCCGGAGGCGGTTTTTATTTTTATCCTGCCGCCGACTTTTCAGGAGCTGGCTCACCGGCTTGAGCTTCGCGGCACGGAGGACGAGGCTGAACAGGACAAAAGGCTTAGCCAGGCCCGAACCGAAATCGAAGCCCATCAGATGTATGATTATCTGGTTATAAACGATGAGGTTGACCGGGCCGTAGAAGACTTGATCATGTTAGTTCGGGCCGAACGTCTTCACCTTCCAAAAGATGATCAATTCTGGAGACGTTTCTTTCAGGATTCGAAATAA
- a CDS encoding DUF4416 family protein: MSQLKDPAPVKPMVAMFSASRRAMVEASRMLESEIGRIDFISQEFPFDQTTYYQEEMGGPLRKRFFSAEKLIDPNDLVDLKIWTVELEARFSDDMARRQVNIDPGYISIERLVLATGKNNVHRIYLGRGVWADLTLIFQQGEFRPLPWTYPDYASEAVRTVMQDIRRKYLDQLPPEAKERK; encoded by the coding sequence GTGAGCCAGCTTAAAGACCCGGCGCCGGTTAAGCCCATGGTCGCTATGTTTTCGGCGAGCCGCAGAGCCATGGTGGAAGCGAGCCGGATGCTTGAAAGCGAGATTGGCCGGATTGACTTTATCAGTCAGGAATTTCCCTTTGACCAGACAACTTACTATCAGGAGGAGATGGGTGGGCCGCTCAGAAAGAGATTTTTTTCAGCGGAAAAATTGATAGACCCAAATGACCTGGTTGATTTAAAAATTTGGACCGTTGAGCTTGAGGCCAGATTTTCCGATGATATGGCCAGGCGCCAGGTGAACATTGATCCTGGATATATCTCAATCGAAAGGCTGGTCTTAGCCACCGGTAAAAATAATGTTCATCGCATTTACCTCGGCCGGGGCGTCTGGGCGGACCTGACCCTGATTTTCCAGCAAGGTGAATTCAGGCCACTGCCTTGGACTTATCCTGACTATGCTTCTGAAGCGGTGCGCACGGTAATGCAAGACATAAGAAGGAAGTACCTGGATCAGCTTCCGCCTGAGGCAAAGGAGCGCAAATGA
- a CDS encoding glycosyltransferase family 2 protein, which produces MMETLSAAIITLNEEANIVDCLRSVSWADEIVVVDSGSADRTIELCREYTDKVYIREWAGFASQKNQAFDLSAGSWILSLDADERVSPELAAEIAGLLQNPQAEIAGYFLPFKVFYRNKWLRHGGFYPEKHLRLFRRDCGRFRPQAVHEAIQVEGKLGTLKHHVEHHTYHSVRDYLERMGRYSTLGAEEYLRQGRSTSPLRMSGHAAFTFFKMFVLRRGFLDGYEGFLMACLYSIYTFVKYAKLMELTRNR; this is translated from the coding sequence TCAGCAGCCATAATCACCTTAAATGAGGAGGCCAACATTGTTGACTGTCTCAGGAGTGTCTCCTGGGCTGATGAGATCGTGGTCGTGGATTCGGGAAGCGCTGATCGGACAATCGAACTGTGCCGTGAGTATACAGATAAAGTCTATATCCGGGAGTGGGCCGGTTTTGCCTCTCAAAAGAACCAGGCCTTTGACTTAAGTGCCGGGAGCTGGATTTTGAGCCTGGACGCGGACGAGCGCGTCTCGCCGGAGCTGGCTGCAGAGATCGCGGGGCTTCTGCAAAATCCGCAGGCCGAAATAGCCGGTTACTTCCTGCCTTTCAAGGTTTTTTACCGGAATAAGTGGCTCCGGCATGGCGGCTTTTATCCGGAGAAACACCTGCGTCTGTTTCGGCGTGATTGCGGGCGCTTCAGGCCGCAAGCCGTGCATGAAGCGATCCAGGTCGAAGGGAAGCTAGGGACCTTGAAGCATCATGTGGAGCACCATACCTACCACTCTGTCAGGGACTATCTTGAACGGATGGGACGCTATTCCACTTTGGGGGCTGAAGAGTATCTGCGTCAGGGCCGGAGCACCAGTCCCTTGAGGATGAGCGGACATGCCGCTTTCACTTTTTTCAAGATGTTTGTCTTGAGGCGAGGATTCCTGGACGGGTATGAGGGGTTTTTAATGGCCTGCCTTTACAGCATCTATACTTTTGTCAAGTACGCCAAATTAATGGAGCTTACTCGAAACAGATGA
- a CDS encoding glycosyltransferase family 4 protein, with the protein MKLALIRKRYTDFGGAERYVSALARRLVEQGHEVHILAREWEAAQNEGLVFDRIPRGRGPSFISLLTFARDVARKVYAGDFDLVHSFERTYSQDIFRAGDGCHREWLARRSQAFGRGKALLDTINPRHKAFLYLETRLFSDPRLRCVLVNSKRVREEILQHYQVPEQKIRVVHNGLDRDRFHAGLCNKYRESVRQELDLAQDEPVALFVGSGFVRKGLADVIRALVKIDIKVLVAGQGRIKPYESLARKLGVMNRVFFLGPRLDVERLYGAADVFVLPSLYEPFSSACLEAMAAGLPVVTTAETGAAEVIESGRNGYTVDFPVETDELAEKIKRGLKIDRAGLLKTNEKILSLFDWEKNLGKTLEVYAL; encoded by the coding sequence GTGAAACTGGCCTTGATCCGCAAGCGCTACACCGATTTCGGCGGAGCAGAGCGCTATGTAAGCGCCTTGGCCCGCCGGCTGGTTGAGCAGGGTCATGAGGTGCATATCCTGGCCCGGGAGTGGGAGGCAGCTCAAAATGAGGGCCTTGTCTTTGACCGCATTCCGCGGGGCAGAGGCCCGTCATTTATCAGTTTACTCACCTTTGCCCGGGATGTGGCCCGAAAGGTCTATGCAGGCGATTTTGATTTGGTGCATAGTTTTGAGAGGACATACTCGCAGGATATCTTTCGGGCTGGCGATGGATGTCACCGGGAATGGCTGGCCAGGCGATCCCAGGCCTTTGGGCGGGGAAAGGCCCTGCTCGATACTATTAATCCAAGACACAAGGCCTTTCTATATCTGGAAACCAGGCTTTTTTCCGATCCAAGGCTTAGATGTGTCCTTGTCAACTCGAAAAGGGTCCGGGAGGAGATCCTCCAGCATTACCAGGTACCTGAGCAGAAGATCCGGGTGGTTCACAACGGCCTGGACCGCGACCGGTTTCATGCGGGTCTTTGTAATAAATACAGGGAAAGCGTTCGGCAGGAACTGGATTTGGCTCAGGACGAGCCGGTGGCCCTTTTCGTTGGCTCGGGTTTTGTCCGCAAGGGCCTGGCTGATGTGATTCGAGCCTTAGTCAAAATTGACATCAAAGTTCTGGTTGCAGGGCAGGGCCGAATCAAACCTTATGAATCCCTGGCTCGAAAGCTAGGGGTCATGAATCGAGTTTTCTTTCTGGGGCCCCGGCTGGACGTGGAACGGCTCTACGGGGCGGCTGATGTTTTTGTCCTGCCCAGTCTGTATGAACCCTTTTCCAGCGCCTGCCTGGAGGCCATGGCCGCGGGGCTGCCTGTAGTCACCACCGCAGAGACCGGCGCGGCCGAAGTCATCGAGTCCGGCCGCAATGGATATACCGTTGATTTTCCGGTTGAGACCGATGAGCTGGCTGAAAAGATCAAGCGCGGCCTAAAGATTGACCGGGCCGGTCTGCTCAAGACCAACGAGAAGATTTTATCTCTCTTTGATTGGGAGAAGAATCTAGGAAAGACCCTTGAGGTATATGCCTTATAA
- a CDS encoding class I SAM-dependent methyltransferase, giving the protein MAGIIDQFHRLYYDAGKLRKTWVDTFWLGVPILKCPLDLWIYQEIIFEKRPDVIIESGTASGGSALFLASMCDLVNNGKVITIDIEDRKDRPQHERIVYLLGSSISKEIVSQVKGLISDKDKVMVILDSDHHKEHVLNEIRIYHKLLTKGNYLIVEDTNINNHPVYPEFGPGPMEAVEEFLKENREFVADKNREKFYLTFNPKGYLIKI; this is encoded by the coding sequence GTGGCTGGTATTATAGATCAGTTTCATAGGCTTTACTATGACGCCGGGAAGTTAAGGAAAACCTGGGTTGACACATTTTGGCTCGGTGTTCCAATACTGAAGTGTCCGCTGGATCTCTGGATTTACCAAGAAATTATTTTTGAGAAGAGACCGGATGTAATAATTGAATCTGGAACCGCCTCTGGAGGGAGTGCTTTGTTTCTGGCTTCCATGTGTGACTTGGTAAATAATGGGAAGGTTATTACGATAGATATTGAAGATCGAAAAGACAGACCTCAGCATGAAAGAATAGTCTATCTCCTGGGCTCATCTATATCAAAGGAAATTGTATCACAAGTCAAAGGCTTAATAAGCGATAAGGATAAAGTGATGGTGATTCTGGATTCGGATCATCATAAAGAACACGTGCTAAATGAGATAAGAATCTACCATAAATTGTTAACCAAAGGGAATTATCTAATCGTGGAAGATACAAATATAAATAATCATCCGGTCTATCCAGAATTCGGTCCGGGCCCGATGGAGGCAGTTGAAGAATTCCTGAAGGAAAATAGGGAGTTTGTGGCGGATAAAAACAGAGAGAAGTTCTATTTGACTTTTAACCCCAAAGGTTATTTGATAAAAATATAG
- a CDS encoding nitroreductase family protein: MDTIEAIKTRRSIRSWKDRPVPDNLVREILGAAMYAPSAVNRQPWQLVMITDRQLLDKIPEINPYAAIARKAPMGIMVCGDLHLDMYGGYWPLDCSALTQNLLLAAHAKGLGAVWTGVYPGEDRVQGFQRLLNLPQHVVPLALVLLGYPAESPGPEDRFREDRIHYNQW; the protein is encoded by the coding sequence ATGGACACTATCGAGGCCATCAAGACCAGGAGAAGCATTCGGTCCTGGAAAGACAGACCGGTGCCGGACAATCTGGTCAGGGAGATTCTAGGAGCGGCCATGTATGCGCCATCAGCGGTCAACAGGCAACCCTGGCAGCTGGTCATGATCACCGACCGGCAGCTATTGGATAAAATCCCTGAGATTAACCCTTATGCCGCTATCGCCAGAAAGGCCCCCATGGGGATAATGGTTTGCGGTGATCTGCACCTGGATATGTATGGGGGTTACTGGCCTCTGGATTGTTCCGCGCTCACCCAGAACCTCCTCCTGGCCGCTCATGCCAAGGGTCTGGGTGCGGTCTGGACCGGGGTCTATCCCGGAGAAGACCGTGTTCAAGGCTTCCAGCGGCTGCTCAACCTGCCCCAGCATGTCGTTCCCTTGGCTCTGGTCCTTTTGGGTTATCCGGCTGAATCCCCTGGGCCGGAGGATCGTTTCAGGGAGGACCGCATTCATTATAATCAATGGTAG
- the rfaE1 gene encoding D-glycero-beta-D-manno-heptose-7-phosphate kinase has protein sequence MNSMFDTSKLVEAIDRFSEVKILIIGDVMMDEFIWGTVERISPEAPVPVVNVTRETRVLGGAGNVINNVVSVGGQAMLAGVVGPDRMGRRIISMLQDLGSSPDGIFIDENRPTTIKTRIVAQAQQVVRFDREKKDSLKSKMTEKILNFLNELADSLDAVIISDYGKGVISLELMDGVRQSLEGQNVIITVDPQINHFLFYRNVTAITPNHYEAGAGVGVKIDSEESLEQAGNMLMDGLNLASVLITRGEQGMALFERDLSPVHIPVVARDVFDVSGAGDTVIAALTLGLAAGLSFQEAAALSNFAAGIVVGKIGTAAVTAEELKAAVINIE, from the coding sequence ATGAATTCAATGTTTGATACTTCTAAGCTTGTTGAGGCCATTGATCGCTTTTCTGAGGTCAAGATCCTGATCATCGGAGATGTCATGATGGATGAGTTCATCTGGGGCACGGTCGAACGGATATCCCCGGAGGCCCCAGTCCCGGTGGTGAATGTGACGCGTGAAACTAGGGTTTTGGGCGGAGCGGGTAATGTGATCAATAATGTCGTTTCCGTGGGAGGGCAGGCCATGCTTGCAGGCGTGGTCGGGCCGGACAGGATGGGCCGCAGAATCATCAGTATGCTTCAAGATCTAGGCAGCAGCCCTGATGGTATCTTTATTGATGAAAACCGGCCGACTACCATCAAGACCCGTATCGTGGCTCAGGCACAGCAGGTGGTTCGTTTTGACCGCGAAAAAAAGGATTCTTTAAAATCGAAAATGACCGAAAAAATCCTTAATTTCCTTAATGAGCTGGCTGATTCTCTGGACGCGGTCATCATCTCTGACTATGGAAAAGGTGTGATCTCACTCGAATTGATGGACGGAGTTCGGCAATCCCTTGAAGGGCAGAATGTTATCATCACCGTTGACCCCCAGATCAACCATTTTTTGTTTTACCGAAATGTTACAGCCATAACCCCTAACCACTATGAAGCCGGAGCGGGCGTGGGGGTTAAAATTGATTCGGAAGAAAGTCTCGAACAGGCAGGCAACATGCTCATGGATGGGCTTAACCTGGCCTCAGTGCTTATCACCCGGGGCGAGCAGGGAATGGCTCTTTTTGAAAGAGACCTCTCCCCGGTGCATATCCCGGTCGTAGCCAGGGACGTCTTTGACGTTTCCGGAGCTGGTGACACGGTTATTGCCGCATTAACCCTGGGTTTGGCTGCCGGGTTGTCCTTTCAGGAAGCGGCCGCCTTGTCCAATTTCGCCGCAGGCATAGTGGTTGGTAAGATTGGGACGGCTGCAGTTACAGCCGAGGAACTTAAGGCGGCGGTTATAAATATCGAGTAA
- a CDS encoding YicC family protein codes for MILSMTAFGQARGRILDRDVTIEIRSVNNRFRDIITRVPKLHASLEDQIKKIVANRVNRGRVEVRVQVDESSSKRQNLKLDMDLARVYHDLLLQLKEEIGLADEIQLAHFMDLGDIIVWQEEEIDLDAFMAGLVPVLNEALDHLIQMRSAEGEAIAADFKERLDVISLHLGEIDLRRESLLLETKARLEERVKALTNGLGLDEARLLQEVAYLAERSDITEEMVRLRSHLDQFRSYLSHGGVVGRRLEFLLQEMNREVNTITSKAGDVAVTSGAIEIKSELEKFREQVQNLE; via the coding sequence ATGATTTTGAGCATGACCGCTTTTGGTCAAGCTAGAGGCAGGATTCTGGATCGTGATGTGACCATAGAAATACGCTCGGTCAATAACCGTTTTCGTGATATAATCACTCGCGTTCCCAAGCTTCACGCCTCACTGGAGGATCAGATCAAAAAGATTGTCGCCAACCGCGTAAACCGGGGCCGGGTGGAGGTTCGGGTTCAGGTTGACGAGTCCTCGTCAAAAAGACAGAATCTAAAGCTCGACATGGACCTGGCGCGGGTTTACCACGATTTGCTGCTTCAGCTCAAAGAAGAAATAGGTCTGGCTGACGAAATCCAGTTGGCGCATTTTATGGATTTGGGTGATATCATCGTTTGGCAGGAAGAGGAGATTGATCTTGACGCTTTCATGGCCGGGTTGGTTCCTGTACTCAATGAAGCCCTTGACCACCTGATTCAGATGCGTTCTGCCGAGGGGGAGGCAATTGCTGCCGATTTTAAAGAGCGCCTGGATGTGATTTCATTGCACCTTGGTGAGATTGATCTCCGCCGGGAGTCCCTGCTTCTTGAGACCAAGGCCCGCCTGGAAGAGAGGGTGAAGGCTCTGACCAACGGGCTTGGACTTGACGAGGCGCGTCTTTTGCAAGAGGTGGCCTATCTCGCTGAAAGGAGCGATATTACTGAGGAGATGGTTCGTCTCAGGAGTCACCTCGATCAGTTTCGATCATATCTCAGCCATGGGGGAGTTGTCGGTCGGCGTTTGGAATTTCTTCTTCAGGAAATGAATCGTGAGGTTAACACCATTACTTCAAAAGCCGGGGACGTGGCCGTTACCAGCGGGGCCATTGAAATCAAAAGTGAACTCGAGAAATTCAGAGAACAGGTTCAGAATCTAGAATAA
- a CDS encoding UDP-glucose/GDP-mannose dehydrogenase family protein has product MNICVIGSGYVGLVTGTCFAEFGLNVICQDKDKSRISDLKAGRVPIYEPGLEELLNKNLREGRLTFTTDIKSGVQQSLVIFITVGTPSTATGEVDLESVREVAAQLGQNMNDYKVIVTKSTVPVGTCQMIEDIIKENQVEEHSFDVVSNPEFLREGSAIEDFMRPNRVVLGAKREQALAIVKDLYRPLYLIETPFVLTTIETAELIKYAANAFLATKISFINEIANLCELVGGDVRQVAKAMGLDNRIGPKFLHPGPGYGGSCFPKDTRAFAHLARSKGYDLKIVNAVIEVNQSQWERMVEKIEMAAGGLAGCHIAFLGLTFKPNTDDIREAPAVFIIQKLIEKGARVKAFDPAGIPDARQFMPEVEYTDDAYETMSGADLLVIATEWNQFRNLDWERIKGLLKKNTVVDLRNIYEPVRMRELGFAYTSIGR; this is encoded by the coding sequence ATGAATATCTGTGTAATAGGTTCAGGCTACGTGGGATTGGTTACCGGAACTTGCTTTGCTGAGTTCGGATTGAATGTTATTTGCCAGGACAAGGATAAGTCCAGGATCAGCGATCTAAAAGCTGGTCGGGTGCCAATTTATGAGCCCGGCCTTGAGGAGCTTTTAAACAAGAACCTTCGTGAAGGCCGGTTGACTTTTACGACTGATATTAAATCAGGAGTTCAGCAATCCCTGGTTATTTTCATTACTGTGGGCACTCCATCCACCGCTACAGGGGAGGTGGACCTGGAAAGCGTCAGGGAGGTTGCCGCCCAGCTAGGCCAGAACATGAACGATTACAAGGTGATCGTAACCAAGAGCACTGTCCCTGTCGGCACCTGTCAGATGATCGAGGACATCATTAAAGAGAACCAGGTCGAAGAGCATTCCTTTGATGTCGTTTCCAATCCGGAGTTCCTCCGTGAGGGCTCGGCCATCGAGGACTTCATGCGGCCCAATCGAGTCGTGCTTGGCGCCAAAAGAGAGCAGGCCTTGGCCATTGTCAAGGACCTTTACCGGCCGTTATATTTGATTGAAACCCCCTTTGTTTTGACGACTATCGAGACCGCGGAGCTGATCAAGTATGCGGCCAACGCCTTTTTAGCGACCAAGATTTCCTTCATCAATGAGATAGCCAATCTTTGTGAATTGGTCGGAGGAGACGTGCGCCAGGTGGCCAAGGCCATGGGCCTGGACAATCGCATCGGGCCGAAATTTCTCCACCCGGGTCCAGGTTATGGAGGTTCTTGTTTTCCAAAGGATACCCGCGCCTTTGCCCATCTGGCTCGATCAAAAGGGTACGACCTGAAGATCGTAAACGCCGTTATCGAGGTGAATCAGAGCCAGTGGGAGCGCATGGTAGAAAAGATCGAGATGGCCGCAGGGGGCCTTGCCGGCTGTCATATTGCCTTTTTGGGTCTGACCTTCAAGCCGAATACCGATGATATTCGTGAAGCCCCGGCTGTCTTTATCATTCAGAAGCTGATTGAGAAGGGAGCGAGGGTCAAGGCCTTTGATCCGGCTGGTATCCCAGACGCCCGGCAGTTTATGCCCGAGGTTGAGTACACGGATGACGCCTATGAGACCATGAGCGGGGCCGACCTCCTGGTCATCGCCACGGAGTGGAATCAGTTTCGCAACCTTGACTGGGAAAGGATTAAAGGCCTGCTCAAAAAGAATACCGTGGTTGATCTCCGTAATATCTACGAGCCGGTCAGGATGCGTGAACTGGGCTTTGCTTATACTTCCATCGGTCGGTAG
- the rlmB gene encoding 23S rRNA (guanosine(2251)-2'-O)-methyltransferase RlmB — protein MSEIIGGLNSVLEALRARADSFERIYMSQGRLRPALLELFKAARAAGIKVTRVERSRLDQIYDDRGHQGVVARIGVYRYFSLEQILDRAKGPRSLVLILDGIQDPMNLGSLLRSAEAAGSAGVILPRERAAPITAVTLKASAGAAEHVAVARVVNLVRVIEELKQEGFWVLGAHQDAEASLYDQDLSQRLALVVGGEGKGLRRLVAKSCDCLVSIPLRGQVSSLNAAVAGALAMFEYVRQTREQK, from the coding sequence ATGTCGGAAATCATCGGCGGCCTGAATTCGGTCCTGGAGGCTTTACGTGCCCGCGCCGATTCATTCGAAAGAATCTACATGAGTCAGGGCCGCTTGAGGCCGGCTTTACTAGAACTTTTCAAAGCGGCTCGGGCCGCGGGAATTAAAGTAACCCGCGTGGAGAGGTCCCGATTGGATCAAATTTACGACGACCGAGGCCATCAAGGGGTGGTGGCCCGGATTGGCGTTTACCGCTACTTTTCTTTGGAACAGATACTGGATAGGGCTAAAGGTCCGCGCTCCCTGGTTTTGATCTTGGACGGGATTCAGGACCCAATGAATCTGGGATCACTGCTCAGATCGGCCGAAGCCGCTGGCTCAGCCGGAGTGATTCTGCCACGGGAAAGGGCCGCTCCAATCACGGCCGTGACCCTGAAGGCTTCAGCCGGGGCGGCGGAGCATGTTGCTGTCGCCCGGGTGGTTAATCTGGTGCGGGTTATCGAGGAACTCAAGCAAGAAGGGTTCTGGGTGCTCGGGGCTCATCAAGACGCTGAAGCCAGCCTGTATGATCAGGATCTGAGTCAAAGACTGGCCCTGGTCGTGGGAGGCGAAGGCAAGGGGCTCAGACGCCTGGTCGCTAAATCCTGCGACTGCCTGGTCTCCATTCCGCTTCGAGGTCAGGTCTCATCACTTAACGCCGCCGTGGCCGGGGCCTTGGCTATGTTTGAGTACGTCCGTCAGACTCGTGAGCAGAAATGA
- a CDS encoding glycosyltransferase family 4 protein, with protein sequence MNKKVLFLIQDEKMPSSRVRVVNLLPELKKQGIQTETTKYPKKSLDKMRMLKECRQFDIVYVQKKLPSPFDVIGLKIFSRKLFFDFDDAIYYRHDLSESLISRTRYIKFKYIVKNADIVIAGNRILSEYASQFNKNVVVIPSSVEIRDVPSKDHEVSHDKIVIGWVGGEVNLHHLSELAPVFQKLSQEFKIQIRILSSKKIDIPSVEVLHIPWRLETQEKEIAFFDIGVMPLPGNKHAEGKCGYKALQYMAAGVPPIVSDVGINKEIVEHDKEGFVAPTKDEFYNFLKILILNKDLRKKMGYYSRQKVENYFSIPLAGKMLADTLRSC encoded by the coding sequence ATGAATAAAAAAGTTCTGTTTCTAATTCAGGATGAGAAGATGCCGAGCAGCCGCGTCAGGGTTGTGAACCTCCTGCCTGAATTGAAAAAACAAGGCATTCAAACGGAGACAACTAAGTATCCAAAAAAAAGCCTTGATAAAATGAGGATGTTAAAAGAATGCAGGCAGTTTGATATTGTTTATGTACAGAAAAAATTACCATCACCATTTGATGTAATAGGTCTTAAAATATTTTCCAGGAAACTGTTCTTTGATTTTGACGATGCTATTTATTACAGACATGATCTGAGTGAATCTCTTATTAGCAGGACAAGATATATCAAATTTAAATACATTGTAAAGAATGCAGATATAGTAATCGCAGGCAACAGAATATTATCTGAATATGCCAGCCAGTTTAACAAGAACGTGGTTGTCATACCATCCAGTGTGGAGATTAGGGATGTCCCATCCAAAGACCATGAAGTTTCTCATGATAAGATTGTTATTGGATGGGTCGGCGGCGAAGTGAATTTGCACCACCTTAGTGAATTAGCTCCGGTTTTCCAGAAGCTCTCTCAAGAATTTAAAATTCAAATAAGAATTCTCAGCAGTAAAAAGATAGATATCCCTTCAGTAGAAGTGCTTCATATCCCCTGGAGACTTGAGACACAGGAAAAAGAGATAGCTTTTTTCGATATAGGCGTAATGCCTTTACCAGGTAACAAACACGCTGAAGGAAAATGTGGATATAAGGCCTTACAATACATGGCGGCAGGAGTGCCACCCATTGTCTCCGATGTCGGTATCAATAAGGAAATTGTTGAACATGACAAGGAGGGATTTGTGGCGCCGACTAAAGATGAATTTTACAATTTTTTGAAAATTCTCATATTAAATAAAGACCTGAGGAAAAAAATGGGATATTATTCGCGCCAGAAAGTTGAAAACTATTTTTCTATTCCTCTAGCAGGGAAAATGCTTGCTGATACCCTGAGGAGTTGTTGA